In Dermacentor variabilis isolate Ectoservices chromosome 11, ASM5094787v1, whole genome shotgun sequence, one genomic interval encodes:
- the LOC142563333 gene encoding uncharacterized protein LOC142563333, with amino-acid sequence MNQPSDADSPTVAVLDVKLPPFWTGDPQLWFMQVESQFAARRITADSTKYHHVVGSLPPATASEVRDLLLTPPAEKAYQRLKETLIRRVTPTEPERLQQLLQDAELGDRRPSQLLRHMQQLAGDATASDGRLVRELFLQRLPTSVRIGLTASGETDLAKMAELADKLMAVAVPTVASVHADAPSANSLQEVREEISRLADTVAALHSSGNQRPRQRTASQPQQRGVCWYHRKFGNAARNCVSPCENSGNAPGQH; translated from the coding sequence ATGAACCAGCCAAGCGACGCCGACAGCCCCACGGTAGCCGTACTTGATGTCAAGCTACCTCCGTTTTGGACTGGCGACCCGCAACTTTGGTTCATGCAAGTTGAGTCACAGTTCGCTGCACGCCGCATCACTGCTGACAGCACCAAATACCACCACGTCGTGGGCAGCCTCCCGCCTGCGACGGCCAGCGAGGTGCGGGACCTACTGCTAACGCCACCCGCAGAGAAGGCCTACCAGAGGCTAAAAGAGACACTGATTCGCCGTGTCACACCTACAGAGCCGGAGCGTCTCCAACAGCTACTGCAGGATGCCGAACTTGGCGACCGCCGACCCAGCCAGTTGTTACGCCACATGCAACAACTGGCCGGCGACGCGACAGCAAGCGATGGTCGTTTAGTGCGCGAACTGTTCCTACAAAGGCTTCCCACAAGTGTACGGATAGGCCTCACGGCGTCGGGCGAGACAGACCTTGCCAAGATGGCCGAACTCGCCGACAAACTCATGGCTGTGGCCGTGCCCACCGTCGCGTCGGTGCACGCAGACGCACCGTCCGCCAATTCCTTGCAAGAGGTGCGAGAGGAAATTTCTCGCCTCGCAGACACCGTCGCAGCGCTGCACTCGAGCGGAAACCAGCGACCACGACAGCGTACCGCATCACAACCACAACAACGTGGGGTGTGCTGGTACCACCGCAAATTCGGCAACGCTGCACGGAACTGTGTGTCGCCCTGTGAAAATTCGGGAAACGCCCCGGGCCAGCACTGA